The following proteins are encoded in a genomic region of Streptococcus gwangjuense:
- a CDS encoding peptide chain release factor 3 produces MNIQEEIKKRRTFAIISHPDAGKTTITEQLLYFGGEIREAGTVKGKKTGTFAKSDWMDIEKQRGISVTSSVMQFDYDGKRVNILDTPGHEDFSEDTYRTLMAVDAAVMVVDSAKGIEAQTKKLFEVVKHRGIPVFTFMNKLDRDGREPLDLLQELEEVLGIASYPMNWPIGMGKAFEGLYDLYNQRLELYKGDERFASLEAGDKLFGSNPFYEQVKDDIELLNEAGNEFSEEAILAGELTPVFFGSALTNFGVQTFLETFLKFAPEPHGHKKTDGEIVDPYDKDFSGFVFKIQANMDPRHRDRIAFVRIVSGEFERGMSVNLPRTGKGAKLSNVTQFMAESRENVTNAVAGDIIGVYDTGTYQVGDTLTVGKNKFEFEPLPTFTPEIFMKVSAKNVMKQKSFHKGIEQLVQEGAIQLYKNYQTGEYMLGAVGQLQFEVFKHRMEGEYNAEVVMSPMGKKTVRWIKPEDLDERMSSSRNILAKDRFDQPVFLFENDFALRWFADKYPDVELEEKM; encoded by the coding sequence ATGAATATTCAAGAAGAAATTAAGAAACGTCGTACCTTTGCTATCATCTCTCACCCGGACGCGGGGAAAACAACCATTACTGAGCAGTTGCTCTACTTTGGGGGAGAGATTCGTGAGGCTGGTACGGTAAAAGGGAAGAAAACAGGGACTTTTGCCAAGTCTGACTGGATGGATATCGAGAAGCAACGTGGGATTTCGGTTACTTCATCTGTGATGCAGTTTGACTACGATGGTAAGCGCGTCAATATCCTCGACACACCAGGGCACGAGGACTTTTCAGAAGATACCTATCGTACCTTGATGGCGGTGGATGCTGCGGTCATGGTTGTGGACTCTGCCAAGGGTATCGAGGCCCAAACCAAGAAATTGTTTGAGGTTGTCAAACACCGCGGCATTCCTGTCTTTACCTTTATGAACAAGCTGGACCGTGACGGTCGTGAGCCGCTAGACCTTTTGCAAGAGTTGGAAGAAGTTCTAGGAATTGCTAGCTACCCAATGAACTGGCCTATCGGGATGGGGAAAGCCTTTGAAGGGCTCTATGACCTTTATAACCAACGCTTGGAGCTCTATAAAGGGGATGAGCGTTTTGCCAGTCTTGAAGCTGGGGACAAGCTTTTTGGCAGCAATCCTTTCTACGAACAAGTTAAGGATGATATTGAACTATTAAATGAAGCTGGGAATGAGTTTTCAGAGGAAGCTATTCTGGCTGGAGAATTGACACCAGTCTTCTTTGGTTCGGCCCTCACAAACTTTGGTGTGCAGACCTTCCTTGAAACCTTCCTTAAGTTTGCTCCAGAACCACATGGACACAAGAAAACAGATGGAGAAATTGTGGATCCTTACGACAAGGATTTCTCAGGATTTGTCTTTAAAATCCAAGCCAACATGGACCCTCGTCACCGTGACCGTATTGCCTTTGTTCGTATTGTATCGGGCGAATTTGAGCGTGGCATGAGTGTTAACCTACCTCGTACTGGTAAGGGTGCCAAACTATCTAATGTTACTCAGTTTATGGCAGAAAGTCGTGAGAATGTGACCAATGCCGTGGCAGGTGATATTATCGGGGTTTACGATACAGGTACTTATCAGGTTGGGGATACCTTGACGGTTGGAAAAAACAAGTTTGAATTTGAACCACTGCCAACCTTTACACCTGAGATTTTCATGAAAGTTTCTGCTAAGAATGTCATGAAGCAAAAATCTTTTCACAAGGGGATTGAGCAACTGGTGCAAGAAGGTGCCATTCAGCTTTATAAGAATTATCAAACAGGCGAGTACATGCTGGGGGCAGTCGGTCAGCTCCAGTTTGAAGTCTTCAAACATCGTATGGAAGGCGAGTACAATGCAGAAGTGGTCATGAGCCCAATGGGTAAAAAGACAGTTCGTTGGATTAAGCCAGAGGACTTGGATGAACGGATGTCATCAAGTCGCAATATCTTGGCAAAAGACCGTTTTGACCAACCAGTCTTCCTCTTTGAAAATGACTTTGCCCTCCGCTGGTTTGCGGATAAGTATCCAGACGTAGAGTTGGAAGAAAAAATGTAA
- a CDS encoding acetyl-CoA carboxylase carboxyl transferase subunit alpha, with translation MNIAKIVREAREQSRLTTLDFATGIFDEFIQLHGDRSFRDDGAVVGGIGWLGDQAVTVVGIQKGKSLQDNLKRNFGQPHPEGYRKALRLMKQAEKFGRPVVTFINTAGAYPGVGAEERGQGEAIARNLMEMSDLKVPIIAIIIGEGGSGGALALAVADRVWMLENSIYAILSPEGFASILWKDGTRAMEAAELMKITSHELLEMDVVDKVISEAGLSSKELIKNVKKELQAELARLSQKPLEALLEERYQRFRKY, from the coding sequence ATGAATATTGCAAAAATAGTCAGAGAAGCGCGTGAGCAGAGTCGCTTGACAACCTTGGACTTTGCGACAGGCATTTTTGATGAATTTATCCAATTACACGGTGACCGTTCTTTTCGTGATGATGGTGCAGTTGTCGGTGGTATTGGCTGGCTTGGAGATCAAGCTGTCACAGTGGTTGGTATCCAAAAAGGCAAGAGCTTGCAAGACAATCTAAAACGGAATTTTGGACAACCACATCCAGAAGGCTATCGCAAGGCCCTACGGTTGATGAAACAGGCTGAAAAATTTGGCCGTCCAGTTGTGACCTTTATCAATACTGCAGGTGCCTATCCTGGTGTGGGAGCGGAAGAACGCGGTCAAGGGGAAGCTATCGCTCGCAATCTTATGGAAATGAGTGATCTGAAAGTTCCGATTATCGCTATCATTATCGGTGAAGGTGGTTCAGGTGGAGCTTTGGCTCTAGCAGTTGCAGACCGTGTCTGGATGCTGGAAAATTCTATCTATGCCATTCTCAGCCCAGAAGGCTTTGCTTCCATTCTATGGAAGGATGGAACTCGTGCCATGGAAGCGGCAGAGCTGATGAAAATCACTTCTCATGAACTGCTAGAAATGGACGTGGTGGACAAGGTGATTTCTGAAGCAGGACTTTCTAGCAAAGAATTAATTAAGAATGTCAAAAAAGAACTCCAAGCTGAGCTAGCTAGACTTTCGCAAAAACCGTTAGAAGCGTTGTTGGAAGAACGCTATCAACGATTTAGAAAATACTAA
- the accC gene encoding acetyl-CoA carboxylase biotin carboxylase subunit yields the protein MFRKILIANRGEIAVRIIRAARELGIATVAVYSTADKEALHTLLADEAVCIGPGKPTESYLNINAVLSAAVLTEAEAIHPGFGFLSENSKFATMCEEVGIKFIGPSGHVMDMMGDKINARAQMIKAGVPVIPGSDGEVHNSEEALIVAEKIGYPVMLKASAGGGGKGIRKVEKPEYLVSAFETASSEAKANYGNGAMYIERVIYPARHIEVQILGDEHGNVIHLGERDCSLQRNNQKVLEESPSIAIGKTLRHEIGAAAVRAAESVGYENAGTIEFLLDEASGNFYFMEMNTRVQVEHPVTEFVSGVDIVKEQIRIAAGQPLSVKQEDIVLRGHAIECRINAENPAFNFAPSPGKITNLHLPSGGVGLRVDSAVYPGYTIPPYYDSMIAKIIVHGENRFDALMKMQRALYELEIEGVQTNADFQLDLISDRNVIAGDYDTSFLMETFLPKYQEKE from the coding sequence ATGTTTCGAAAAATTTTAATTGCCAATCGTGGTGAAATTGCGGTTCGTATTATCCGTGCGGCGCGTGAATTGGGGATTGCAACGGTGGCGGTTTATTCAACTGCTGATAAGGAAGCCCTTCATACGCTTTTGGCAGATGAAGCGGTTTGTATCGGTCCTGGTAAGCCTACAGAGTCTTATCTCAATATTAATGCGGTTCTATCAGCTGCAGTCTTGACTGAGGCAGAAGCCATTCACCCCGGTTTTGGATTTCTCAGTGAAAATTCCAAATTTGCAACTATGTGCGAAGAGGTGGGAATCAAGTTTATCGGTCCATCTGGCCATGTTATGGATATGATGGGGGATAAGATTAATGCGCGCGCTCAGATGATCAAAGCAGGCGTGCCTGTTATACCAGGTTCGGATGGAGAAGTGCATAACTCTGAGGAAGCTTTGATTGTTGCTGAAAAAATTGGCTATCCTGTTATGCTCAAGGCTTCAGCAGGTGGTGGTGGTAAAGGGATTCGTAAGGTTGAAAAACCAGAATACCTCGTATCAGCCTTTGAAACTGCCTCTAGTGAAGCCAAGGCCAATTATGGCAATGGTGCCATGTACATAGAACGGGTCATCTATCCAGCTCGTCACATCGAGGTTCAAATCCTAGGAGATGAGCACGGGAATGTGATTCACTTGGGGGAACGGGATTGTTCTCTTCAACGGAATAACCAAAAGGTTTTGGAAGAAAGTCCTTCGATTGCAATCGGAAAAACGTTGCGCCATGAAATCGGTGCTGCTGCTGTTCGAGCGGCAGAGTCTGTTGGCTATGAGAATGCAGGGACCATTGAGTTTCTGCTTGATGAAGCAAGTGGCAATTTCTATTTCATGGAAATGAATACTCGTGTTCAGGTAGAACATCCGGTAACAGAATTTGTTTCAGGTGTGGATATCGTTAAGGAACAGATTCGCATTGCGGCAGGTCAGCCTCTGTCTGTTAAGCAAGAAGATATTGTCCTACGCGGTCATGCCATCGAGTGTCGTATCAATGCAGAAAATCCAGCCTTCAACTTTGCTCCTAGTCCAGGTAAGATTACTAATCTCCATCTGCCAAGTGGTGGAGTTGGCTTGCGCGTGGATTCAGCAGTTTATCCAGGCTATACCATTCCACCTTATTATGATAGTATGATTGCTAAAATCATCGTTCACGGTGAAAATCGTTTTGACGCCTTGATGAAAATGCAACGTGCCCTCTATGAATTAGAGATTGAAGGAGTGCAGACCAATGCAGATTTCCAGCTTGACCTCATTTCAGATCGCAATGTTATTGCTGGAGATTACGATACTTCTTTCTTGATGGAAACATTCTTACCTAAGTATCAAGAAAAAGAATAA
- a CDS encoding aromatic acid exporter family protein encodes MSISQRTTKLILATCLACLLAYFLNLSSAVSAGIIALLSLSDTRRSTLKLARNRLFSMLLALVIGVLAFHLSGFHIWSLGLYLALYVPLAYRMGWEIGITPSSVLVSHLLVQKSTSPDLLVNEFLLFAIGTGFALLVNLYMPSREEEIHHYHTLVEEKLKDILQRFKYYLSRGDGRNRAQLVEELDTLLEEALRLVYLDHSDHLFHQTDYHIHYFEMRQRQSRILRNMAQQINTCRLAASESLILAQLFSKIAGQLSQTNPASDLLDEIERYLEVFRNRSLPKTREEFETRATLLQLLREAKTFIQVKVNFYQKYGQ; translated from the coding sequence ATGTCTATTAGCCAACGTACGACCAAGCTCATCTTAGCTACCTGTCTTGCCTGCCTTCTTGCTTATTTTCTCAATCTCTCCTCAGCTGTCTCGGCTGGAATCATCGCCCTCTTGAGCCTATCCGATACCCGTAGAAGTACCTTAAAACTAGCCCGCAATCGCCTCTTTTCCATGCTTCTAGCTTTGGTTATCGGAGTTCTGGCTTTTCACTTGAGCGGATTTCATATCTGGAGCCTTGGCCTCTATCTGGCTCTTTATGTTCCCCTAGCCTATAGGATGGGCTGGGAAATTGGCATCACACCAAGTAGCGTGTTGGTTAGCCATCTCTTGGTACAAAAATCAACCTCTCCAGACCTTTTAGTCAATGAATTCCTTCTCTTTGCAATCGGTACAGGATTTGCCTTACTTGTCAATCTCTACATGCCTTCACGAGAAGAGGAAATTCATCATTACCACACATTGGTAGAAGAAAAGTTAAAAGATATTCTCCAGCGCTTCAAATATTATTTATCCAGAGGGGATGGACGCAACCGAGCACAGTTGGTTGAAGAATTGGACACCCTTTTGGAAGAAGCCCTCAGACTGGTCTATTTGGATCACTCAGACCACCTCTTTCACCAGACTGATTACCATATTCACTACTTTGAGATGAGACAGCGACAAAGTCGCATCCTGCGAAACATGGCCCAGCAAATCAACACCTGTCGCCTAGCTGCCAGTGAAAGCCTGATTTTAGCCCAACTCTTTTCAAAAATTGCAGGTCAACTGAGCCAGACCAATCCTGCTTCTGATTTACTAGATGAAATCGAACGCTATCTGGAAGTCTTCCGTAACCGCAGTCTGCCTAAGACCAGAGAAGAATTTGAAACCCGCGCCACGCTCCTACAACTCCTACGTGAAGCAAAAACCTTCATCCAAGTAAAAGTTAATTTTTACCAAAAATATGGACAGTAA
- the gatA gene encoding Asp-tRNA(Asn)/Glu-tRNA(Gln) amidotransferase subunit GatA has translation MTFNNKTIEDLHNLLVSKEISATELTQATLEDINSRETAINAFVTIAEEQALAQAKAIDEAGIDADNVLSGIPLAVKDNISTDGILTTAASKMLYNYEPIFDATAVANAKAKGMIVVGKTNMDEFAMGGSGETSYYGATKNAWDQTKVPGGSSSGSAAAVASGQVRLSLGSDTGGSIRQPAAFNGIVGLKPTYGTVSRFGLIAFGSSLDQIGPFAPTVKENALLLNAIASEDAKDSTSAPVRIADFTSKIGQDIKGMKIALPKEYLGEGIDPEVKETILNAAKHFEKLGAIVEEVSLPHSKYGVAVYYIIASSEASSNLQRFDGIRYGYRAEDATNLDEIYVNSRSQGFGEEVKRRIMLGTFSLSSGYYDAYYKKAGQVRTLIIQDFEKVFADYDLILGPTAPSVAYDLDSLNHDPVAMYLADLLTIPVNLAGLPGISIPAGFSQGLPVGLQLIGPKYSEETIYQVAAAFEATTDYHKQQPVIFGGDN, from the coding sequence ATGACTTTTAACAATAAAACCATTGAAGACTTACATAATCTCCTTGTCTCTAAGGAAATTTCAGCAACTGAATTAACACAAGCTACGCTTGAAGATATCAACTCTCGCGAAACAGCTATCAACGCTTTCGTCACAATCGCTGAGGAGCAAGCCCTTGCGCAAGCTAAGGCTATTGATGAAGCTGGAATTGACGCTGATAATGTCCTTTCAGGAATTCCACTTGCAGTTAAGGATAATATCTCTACAGATGGTATCCTCACAACTGCTGCCTCAAAAATGCTCTACAACTACGAGCCAATCTTTGATGCGACAGCCGTTGCCAATGCAAAAGCCAAGGGTATGATTGTCGTCGGAAAGACCAACATGGACGAGTTTGCCATGGGTGGATCAGGTGAGACTTCTTACTACGGTGCCACTAAAAATGCTTGGGACCAGACCAAGGTTCCTGGTGGTTCATCAAGTGGTTCCGCTGCAGCTGTAGCCTCAGGACAAGTCCGCTTGTCACTTGGTTCTGATACTGGTGGTTCTATCCGCCAACCTGCTGCCTTCAACGGGATTGTTGGTCTTAAACCAACCTACGGAACAGTTTCACGTTTTGGTCTCATTGCCTTTGGTAGCTCATTAGACCAGATTGGACCTTTTGCACCAACTGTTAAGGAAAACGCCCTCTTGCTCAACGCTATTGCTAGCGAAGATGCCAAAGACTCTACTTCTGCTCCTGTTCGCATTGCCGACTTTACTTCAAAAATCGGTCAAGACATCAAGGGCATGAAAATCGCTTTGCCTAAAGAATATCTTGGCGAAGGAATTGACCCAGAGGTTAAAGAAACCATCCTGAATGCGGCCAAACATTTTGAAAAACTTGGTGCTATCGTTGAAGAAGTCAGCCTTCCTCACTCTAAATACGGTGTTGCGGTCTACTACATCATCGCTTCATCTGAGGCTTCATCAAACTTACAACGCTTTGACGGTATCCGTTATGGTTACCGCGCAGAGGATGCAACCAATCTTGATGAAATCTATGTAAACAGCCGTAGCCAAGGTTTCGGTGAAGAGGTGAAACGTCGTATCATGCTAGGTACTTTCAGCCTTTCATCAGGTTACTATGATGCCTACTACAAGAAGGCTGGTCAAGTTCGTACCCTCATCATCCAAGATTTCGAAAAAGTCTTTGCAGATTACGACTTGATTTTGGGCCCAACTGCTCCTAGTGTTGCCTATGACTTGGACTCACTCAACCACGACCCAGTTGCTATGTACTTGGCTGACCTCTTGACCATCCCAGTCAACTTAGCTGGTCTGCCAGGAATTTCGATTCCTGCTGGCTTCTCTCAAGGTCTACCTGTTGGACTGCAATTGATTGGTCCTAAGTACTCTGAGGAAACCATTTACCAAGTTGCTGCTGCTTTTGAAGCAACAACAGACTACCACAAACAACAACCCGTGATTTTTGGAGGTGATAACTAA
- the gatB gene encoding Asp-tRNA(Asn)/Glu-tRNA(Gln) amidotransferase subunit GatB, which translates to MNFETVIGLEVHVELNTNSKIFSPTSAHFGNDQNANTNVIDWSFPGVLPVLNKGVVDAGIKAALALNMDIHKKMHFDRKNYFYPDNPKAYQISQFDEPIGYNGWIEVELEDGTTKKIGIERAHLEEDAGKNTHGTDGYSYVDLNRQGVPLIEIVSEADMRSPEEAYAYLTALKEVIQYAGISDVKMEEGSMRVDANISLRPYGQEKFGTKTELKNLNSFSNVRKGLEYEVQRQAEILRSGGQIRQETRRYDEANKATILMRVKEGAADYRYFPEPDLPLFEISDEWIEEMRTELPEFPKERRARYVSDLGLSDYDASQLTANKVTSDFFEKAVALGGDAKQVSNWLQGEVAQFLNAEGKTLEQIELTPENLVEMIAIIEDGTISSKIAKKVFVHLAKNGGGAREYVEKAGMVQISDPAVLIPIIHQVFADNEVAVADFKSGKRNADKAFTGFLMKATKGQANPQVALKLLAQELAKLKED; encoded by the coding sequence ATGAACTTTGAAACAGTCATTGGACTTGAAGTCCACGTAGAGCTCAACACCAATTCAAAAATCTTCTCACCTACTTCTGCCCACTTTGGAAATGACCAAAACGCTAACACTAACGTGATTGACTGGTCTTTCCCAGGAGTTCTGCCAGTTCTCAACAAAGGTGTTGTCGATGCCGGCATCAAGGCTGCTCTTGCCCTCAATATGGACATCCACAAAAAAATGCACTTTGACCGCAAGAACTACTTCTACCCTGATAATCCAAAAGCCTACCAGATTTCTCAGTTTGATGAGCCAATCGGTTACAACGGCTGGATTGAAGTGGAACTAGAAGATGGTACGACTAAGAAAATCGGTATCGAACGTGCCCACCTAGAAGAAGACGCTGGTAAAAACACCCACGGTACAGATGGCTACTCTTATGTTGACCTTAACCGCCAAGGGGTGCCCTTGATTGAGATTGTATCTGAAGCAGATATGCGTTCACCTGAAGAAGCCTATGCTTATCTAACAGCCCTCAAGGAAGTCATCCAGTACGCTGGTATTTCTGACGTTAAGATGGAAGAAGGTTCTATGCGTGTGGATGCCAACATCTCTCTTCGTCCTTATGGTCAAGAGAAATTCGGTACCAAGACTGAGTTGAAGAACTTGAATTCCTTCTCAAATGTCCGCAAGGGGCTTGAATATGAAGTCCAACGTCAAGCTGAAATCCTTCGCTCAGGTGGTCAAATCCGCCAAGAGACACGCCGTTACGATGAAGCCAACAAAGCAACCATTCTCATGCGTGTCAAGGAAGGTGCTGCAGACTACCGCTACTTCCCAGAACCAGACCTACCTCTCTTTGAAATCTCAGACGAGTGGATTGAGGAAATGCGTACAGAGTTGCCAGAGTTTCCAAAAGAACGCCGTGCTCGCTACGTCTCTGACCTCGGCTTGTCAGACTACGATGCTAGCCAGTTGACTGCAAATAAAGTCACTTCTGACTTCTTTGAAAAAGCTGTTGCTCTTGGTGGTGATGCCAAACAAGTTTCTAACTGGCTCCAAGGTGAGGTTGCTCAGTTCTTAAATGCCGAAGGTAAGACACTGGAACAAATCGAGTTGACACCAGAAAACTTGGTTGAAATGATTGCCATCATCGAAGACGGCACTATTTCATCTAAGATTGCCAAGAAAGTCTTTGTCCACCTTGCTAAAAATGGCGGTGGCGCGCGTGAATACGTGGAAAAAGCAGGTATGGTTCAAATCTCAGATCCAGCTGTCTTGATTCCAATTATCCACCAAGTCTTTGCCGATAACGAAGTCGCAGTTGCCGACTTCAAGTCAGGCAAACGAAACGCAGATAAGGCCTTTACAGGATTCCTTATGAAAGCAACCAAAGGCCAAGCCAACCCACAAGTTGCCCTTAAACTCCTTGCCCAAGAATTGGCCAAGTTGAAAGAAGATTAA
- the gatC gene encoding Asp-tRNA(Asn)/Glu-tRNA(Gln) amidotransferase subunit GatC, translating into MKITQEEVTHVANLSKLRFSEEETAAFATTLSKIVDMVELLGEVDTTGVAPTTTMADRKTVLRPDVAEEGTDRDRLFKNVPEKDNYYIKVPAILDDGGDA; encoded by the coding sequence ATGAAAATTACGCAAGAAGAGGTAACACACGTTGCCAATCTTTCAAAATTAAGATTCTCTGAAGAAGAAACTGCTGCCTTTGCTACGACCTTGTCTAAGATTGTTGACATGGTTGAATTGCTGGGCGAAGTCGACACAACTGGTGTCGCACCTACTACAACTATGGCTGACCGCAAGACCGTACTCCGCCCTGATGTGGCCGAAGAAGGAACAGACCGTGATCGCTTGTTTAAAAACGTACCTGAAAAAGATAACTACTATATCAAGGTACCAGCTATCCTAGACGATGGAGGAGATGCCTAA
- the accD gene encoding acetyl-CoA carboxylase, carboxyltransferase subunit beta, whose protein sequence is MALFSKKDKYIRINPNRSVREKPQAKPEVPDELFSQCPGCKYTIYQKDLGSERICPHCSYTFRISAQERLALTIDMGTFKELFTGIESKDPLHFPGYQKKLATMREKTGLDEAVVTGTALIKGQTVALGIMDSNFIMASMGTVVGEKITRLFEYATVEQLPVVLFTASGGARMQEGIMSLMQMAKISAAVKRHSNAGLFYLTILTDPTTGGVTASFAMEGDIILAEPQSLVGFAGRRVIENTVRESLPEDFQKAEFLLEHGFVDAIVKRRDLPDTIASLVRLHGGCPR, encoded by the coding sequence ATGGCTCTATTTAGTAAAAAAGATAAGTATATTCGAATTAATCCCAATCGTTCGGTTAGGGAAAAACCTCAAGCCAAGCCAGAGGTTCCAGATGAATTATTCTCCCAGTGTCCTGGCTGTAAGTATACCATTTATCAGAAGGATCTGGGAAGTGAACGTATCTGTCCGCATTGTAGCTATACCTTTCGTATTTCTGCCCAAGAACGCTTGGCTTTGACGATTGATATGGGAACCTTTAAGGAATTGTTTACAGGGATTGAAAGCAAGGATCCCTTGCATTTCCCTGGTTATCAAAAGAAACTAGCAACTATGCGTGAAAAAACAGGACTGGATGAAGCTGTTGTGACAGGAACTGCTCTTATTAAAGGTCAGACTGTGGCTCTTGGGATTATGGATTCCAATTTTATCATGGCTTCTATGGGGACGGTTGTAGGTGAAAAAATCACTCGCTTGTTTGAGTATGCGACTGTTGAACAGTTGCCAGTTGTTCTCTTCACAGCGTCTGGTGGAGCCCGTATGCAGGAAGGAATCATGAGTCTTATGCAGATGGCCAAGATTTCTGCAGCAGTTAAACGCCATTCAAATGCAGGTCTCTTTTATCTGACTATTTTGACAGATCCAACGACAGGTGGTGTAACGGCTTCTTTCGCTATGGAAGGAGATATTATTCTAGCTGAACCACAGAGCTTGGTTGGTTTTGCTGGGCGTCGTGTGATTGAAAATACGGTTCGTGAAAGCTTACCTGAGGATTTCCAAAAGGCAGAATTCCTATTGGAACATGGCTTTGTGGATGCTATTGTCAAAAGAAGAGATTTGCCAGATACGATTGCTAGCCTAGTCAGATTGCATGGAGGGTGTCCTAGATGA
- the efp gene encoding elongation factor P, with amino-acid sequence MIEASKLKAGMTFETADGKLIRVLEASHHKPGKGNTIMRMKLRDVRTGSTFDTSYRPEEKFEQAIIETVPAQYLYKMDETAYFMNTETYDQYEIPVVNVENELLYILENSDVKIQFYGTEVIGVTVPTTVELTVAETQPSIKGATVTGSGKPATMETGLVVNVPDFIEAGQKLIINTAEGTYVSRA; translated from the coding sequence ATGATTGAAGCAAGCAAATTGAAAGCTGGTATGACATTTGAAACTGCAGACGGAAAATTGATCCGCGTTTTGGAAGCTAGCCACCACAAACCAGGTAAAGGAAACACAATCATGCGTATGAAATTGCGTGATGTCCGTACTGGTTCTACATTTGATACAAGCTACCGTCCAGAAGAAAAATTCGAACAAGCTATTATCGAAACTGTGCCAGCTCAATACTTGTACAAAATGGATGAAACTGCCTACTTCATGAACACTGAAACTTACGACCAATACGAAATTCCAGTCGTAAACGTTGAAAATGAATTGCTTTACATCCTTGAAAACTCTGATGTGAAAATCCAATTCTACGGAACTGAAGTAATCGGTGTAACTGTACCAACTACTGTTGAATTGACAGTTGCTGAAACACAACCATCTATCAAAGGTGCTACTGTCACAGGTTCTGGTAAACCAGCAACTATGGAAACTGGACTTGTTGTCAACGTTCCTGACTTCATCGAAGCTGGACAAAAATTGATCATCAACACTGCAGAAGGAACTTACGTTTCTCGTGCCTAA
- a CDS encoding Asp23/Gls24 family envelope stress response protein, giving the protein MGIEEQFGEIVIAPRVLEKIIAIATAKVDGVHSFSNKSVSDTLSKLSLGRGVYLKESNEELTADIYLYLEYGVKVPKVALAIQKAVKDAVRDMADVELAAVNIHVAGIVPDKTPKPELKDLFNEDFLND; this is encoded by the coding sequence ATGGGAATTGAAGAACAATTTGGCGAAATCGTTATCGCTCCACGTGTACTTGAAAAAATCATTGCCATCGCAACTGCTAAAGTTGATGGTGTCCACTCATTTTCAAATAAATCCGTATCTGATACCCTATCAAAACTCTCTCTTGGTCGTGGCGTCTACTTAAAAGAAAGCAACGAAGAACTAACTGCTGACATCTATCTCTACCTTGAGTACGGTGTGAAGGTACCAAAAGTGGCTCTTGCTATTCAAAAAGCAGTCAAAGATGCTGTCCGTGATATGGCTGATGTGGAACTTGCTGCTGTCAACATCCATGTTGCAGGAATCGTTCCAGATAAAACACCAAAACCTGAGTTGAAAGATCTATTTAACGAGGACTTCCTCAATGACTAG
- the nusB gene encoding transcription antitermination factor NusB → MTSPLLESRRELRKCAFQALMSLEFGTDMETACHFAYTHDREDADVQIPAFLLNLVSGVQAQKDELDKQINQHLKSGWTVERLTLVEKNLLRLGIFEITSFDTPQLVAVNEAIELAKNFSDQKSARFINGLLSQFVTEENE, encoded by the coding sequence ATGACTAGTCCATTATTAGAATCTAGACGTGAACTTCGAAAATGCGCTTTTCAAGCTCTCATGAGCCTTGAATTCGGCACAGATATGGAAACAGCTTGTCACTTTGCCTACACGCATGACCGTGAAGATGCAGATGTGCAAATCCCTGCCTTTCTTCTGAACTTGGTTTCTGGCGTTCAAGCTCAAAAAGACGAGTTGGATAAACAAATCAATCAGCACCTCAAGTCAGGCTGGACAGTTGAGCGCTTGACCTTGGTCGAAAAAAACTTACTACGCTTAGGTATCTTTGAAATCACATCATTTGATACACCTCAGCTGGTAGCAGTCAATGAAGCCATTGAACTCGCTAAGAATTTTTCAGATCAAAAATCAGCCCGCTTTATCAACGGACTGCTTAGTCAATTTGTAACTGAAGAAAATGAATAA